One window from the genome of Desulfobotulus pelophilus encodes:
- the ilvB gene encoding biosynthetic-type acetolactate synthase large subunit yields MELTGAQILWQSLKDEGVDTVFGYPGGAVIDFYDALVNYDIRHILVRHEQGAVHAADGYARASGKVGVCVATSGPGATNTVTGIATAYMDSIPMVVITGQVPTSLIGNDAFQEVDIVGITRPCTKHNYLVKDITKLERIIKEAFYIARSGRPGPVLVDIPKDVTNSRTLYKGIKDIQMESYNPTYYPNTKQVAKVVGLIKQAKKPIIFAGGGVVLSKGSEALTHLARRANIPVTASLMGLGAFPGTDEKLWLGMLGMHGTYRANMAISDCDLMLAIGVRFDDRVTGKTDEFANQATIVHVDIDPTSIHKNVTVDVPVVGDCRLTLEALNQLLDAEDPEEIGPERREWLGQIQKWKDTNPLKYDQQNCETIKPQYVVEKLFEITKGDAIISTEVGQNQMWAAQYYHFSKPNQWLTSGGLGTMGYGFPAAIGAQMAFPDKLVVDVAGDGSIQMNIQEMATAVQNKLPVKIVILNNQYLGMVRQWQELFYKKNYSQTDMTHAPDFVKLAEAYGAAGFRATRPDEVEAVLKKGIETPGPVIMEFMVSREECVYPMVPAGAPITNMLLV; encoded by the coding sequence ATGGAGTTGACAGGCGCACAAATTCTCTGGCAGTCGCTCAAGGACGAGGGCGTGGATACGGTTTTCGGCTATCCCGGCGGCGCTGTCATCGATTTTTATGATGCATTGGTAAACTATGACATCAGGCACATTCTTGTCCGCCACGAGCAGGGTGCTGTCCATGCGGCAGATGGCTACGCCAGAGCTTCGGGCAAGGTGGGGGTCTGTGTGGCAACATCCGGTCCCGGGGCTACCAATACCGTAACGGGTATTGCCACGGCTTACATGGATTCCATTCCCATGGTTGTGATTACAGGGCAGGTGCCTACCAGTCTCATCGGTAACGATGCTTTTCAGGAAGTGGATATTGTCGGGATTACAAGGCCCTGTACCAAGCACAACTACCTTGTGAAAGATATCACGAAGCTGGAACGTATTATCAAAGAGGCTTTTTATATTGCCCGTTCCGGTCGGCCCGGTCCTGTTCTTGTTGATATCCCTAAAGATGTAACGAACAGCCGTACCCTTTATAAAGGGATTAAGGATATCCAGATGGAATCCTACAATCCCACCTATTATCCGAATACCAAGCAGGTGGCCAAGGTTGTGGGCCTGATCAAGCAGGCAAAAAAGCCCATTATTTTTGCCGGTGGCGGTGTGGTGCTTTCTAAAGGATCGGAGGCGCTTACCCACCTTGCAAGGCGGGCGAATATTCCCGTTACCGCATCCCTGATGGGCCTTGGAGCTTTTCCGGGGACGGATGAAAAGCTGTGGCTGGGTATGCTGGGCATGCATGGGACGTACAGAGCCAACATGGCTATTTCCGACTGTGATCTGATGCTGGCCATCGGAGTTCGTTTTGATGACAGGGTAACGGGAAAAACCGATGAGTTTGCCAATCAGGCCACCATCGTGCATGTGGATATTGACCCCACGTCCATTCATAAGAATGTGACTGTGGATGTGCCTGTGGTGGGTGACTGCCGTCTTACCCTTGAAGCCCTGAATCAGCTTCTGGATGCGGAGGATCCGGAGGAAATCGGGCCGGAGCGCAGGGAATGGCTTGGGCAGATTCAAAAATGGAAAGATACCAATCCTCTGAAATATGATCAGCAGAACTGTGAGACGATCAAGCCTCAGTATGTGGTGGAAAAACTGTTTGAGATAACAAAGGGTGACGCCATAATCAGTACAGAGGTGGGGCAGAACCAGATGTGGGCGGCCCAGTATTATCATTTTTCGAAACCCAATCAGTGGCTGACGTCTGGGGGGCTGGGAACCATGGGCTATGGTTTTCCTGCAGCCATCGGTGCGCAGATGGCGTTCCCGGACAAGCTTGTGGTAGATGTGGCAGGTGACGGTTCCATTCAGATGAATATTCAGGAAATGGCCACGGCTGTTCAGAATAAGCTGCCGGTAAAAATTGTTATCCTGAACAATCAGTATCTCGGTATGGTGCGGCAGTGGCAGGAACTGTTTTATAAGAAAAATTATTCTCAGACGGATATGACCCATGCCCCGGACTTCGTAAAGTTGGCGGAGGCTTATGGCGCTGCCGGTTTCCGGGCAACCCGGCCCGATGAAGTGGAAGCCGTACTGAAAAAAGGTATAGAGACTCCCGGTCCCGTGATCATGGAGTTTATGGTTTCCCGTGAGGAGTGTGTCTATCCCATGGTTCCTGCCGGAGCCCCCATCACCAACATGCTTTTGGTCTGA
- the ilvN gene encoding acetolactate synthase small subunit — MNGDKSILSILVDNEPGVLSRITGLFSGRGYNIESLSVAETMEPGISRITMITRGDKPIVEQIKKQLNKLINVIKVLDFTEQRHVLRELALIKVHARSENRAEVLRIVDIFRCKIVDSGPEHYTLEVAADEDKLSALLNMLQPMGIKEIARTGSIALVREMH, encoded by the coding sequence ATGAACGGAGACAAAAGTATTCTTTCCATCCTTGTGGACAATGAGCCCGGTGTTCTTTCGCGTATTACGGGTCTGTTTTCCGGCAGAGGGTACAATATTGAATCCCTGTCCGTTGCGGAAACCATGGAACCGGGTATTTCCCGCATTACCATGATTACCCGGGGAGACAAGCCCATTGTGGAGCAGATTAAAAAGCAGCTGAATAAACTGATCAATGTGATTAAGGTTCTTGATTTCACGGAGCAGCGTCATGTACTTCGGGAGCTGGCCCTGATCAAAGTGCATGCACGGTCGGAAAATCGGGCGGAAGTTCTGCGTATCGTGGATATTTTCCGGTGTAAAATTGTGGATTCCGGTCCTGAGCACTACACCCTTGAGGTGGCGGCGGATGAAGATAAGCTGTCTGCTCTTCTCAATATGCTGCAGCCCATGGGGATCAAGGAAATTGCCCGTACGGGTAGCATCGCCCTTGTCAGAGAAATGCATTAA
- a CDS encoding CGGC domain-containing protein, which yields MKKAGIIRCQQTEDLCAGATDFKVAGQGKLAFEQTGPVEVLGFLSCGGCPGKKAVMRAKMMVDKGAEVIAFASCISKGNPIDFACPHFETMKAAVRKKLGPDIKILDYTH from the coding sequence ATGAAAAAAGCAGGTATTATCCGATGCCAGCAGACGGAGGATCTCTGTGCAGGAGCAACGGACTTCAAGGTGGCAGGGCAAGGTAAGCTTGCCTTTGAACAGACAGGCCCAGTGGAAGTGCTGGGTTTTCTTTCCTGTGGCGGATGTCCGGGAAAAAAGGCTGTGATGCGGGCAAAAATGATGGTGGATAAAGGTGCGGAGGTCATTGCTTTTGCTTCCTGTATCTCAAAGGGAAACCCCATTGATTTTGCCTGTCCCCACTTTGAAACCATGAAGGCAGCCGTGAGGAAAAAGCTTGGTCCGGATATTAAAATCCTTGATTATACCCACTGA